In the Candidatus Margulisiibacteriota bacterium genome, GTCTTTTTTGAGCTTGCCGAAAACCTCGCCGTCGATAACCGCCACAGGCGCCAGCCCGCAGCAACCCACGCAGCGCACGCCTTCTATCGAAAACAGACCGTCCGCGGTTACACCGCCCACGCCCACGCCGAGCAGATTTTCCAGCTCCAGCAGCAGGTCGCTGCCGCTCTTGAGATAGCAGGCCGTGCCGATGCAGACCTGAATATTGTGCCGCCCCGGTTTCTTGAGCTTGAAAAAATGATAAAAAGTAATCACGCCGTAAATTTTGGCCAGCGGGACATTTAATTCTTTGGCCAGATATAATGCCGCTTCGCGCGGAATATATTTGAACTCCTGCTGGACGCGATGCAATATCATAATGAGGTTACCCGGCTTGTCTTTCCATGTCTTGATAAAATCTCGCAGCTCCTGGGACAACTGTAATTCGCTGGACACTTGAGCAATTACCTCCGGGTTTGTGGACAATTTAGTTTTGGTAATATAGTATATTTAATGAAAAATGGCAAACTAAATAAACTAGAGATATTTTGTTCCGCGGGCGTTACCGCTCGTTTTGAGATAGCCGTTGTCCATTAGAACATTCTCGGCGGTTAGCGGCGTTTTTTTGTTTTGCGCTTGTCGATAAAGTCCAGGGCTTTTTTATAGTTTCTAACTTCGATTTCGGCATATTGGTGCCGTGTCAGCTGCTAGCCGCCGGCGATTATCTCGCGTTAGCCAAGTCCTGGACACGGTGAGCCTGTATCCTGCGGATACGCTGGCGAACCGTCGAGGCCAGCGAGACATTGCAAAAACTATGTAATGCAGGAATAAACAGAAGTTTCTCACTGTGTGCTAAAATATTGTGTAGTAATTTGTATTTAAGAGGAGCTTAATTGTTTTTGTATCACGGCTCAAATATCATTGTCAAGAAACCGGAAATTTTGGAGCCCAATCGCGGCATCGATTTTGGCAGAGGTTTTTACACCACTACGAATAAAGAACAAGCCATAACATTTTCACAAAAAATAGCTGATAGAAAAAGCGGCGCGCCTGTTGTTTCGGTTTATCAGTTCGACGAAGCCGCTTCTTTCCCTCAATTAAAATTGCTTTCTTTTGACGGAGCTTCTGACGCTTGGTTTGACCTTATTATTCATTGCCGCAAAGGCAACGAGCCGCCGCAAGCCGCGGACTGCATCTACGGGGCGGTCGCTAATGATGACGTATATTTGACCCTGCAGTTATACGAGACCGGCGTGCTGTCTATGGAGCAGGCCAAAGCCCAACTCAAGATAAAGAAATTATTTAATCAACTTGTATTCAAAACGCCAAAATCTTTAGAATACTTGAAATTCACTGAACATTTTGAGGTGAATTATGCCGCCCGCTAAATTGACCGGTCTGCTTACCGTAATGATACCGGAAATAATCAGCAAAATTTCCACCAAAGATAACCTGTCGGAACATGCGGCAATTGAACTATTCTACAAATCAAAATTATATTCTTTATTGTCCAGCGAACATTCTGGCCTATGGCACTATAGCGTGCCCAAACTATGCGAATTGTTCGCTCTGGAACAGAAAACTGGAGAGATTTTATTTCCAGAAGAGGCGGCTTGATGAGCAAAGAATACAAATTTCTCATATATGCTATTGAAGCCTATAAACAAAAGAAAAATATTTCCGGCTATCAAGCCTTGTCTTTATTTAAGCAGTCTGGCGTGTATGATTATATTATACGCAGATATGACGCTCTGCATATGCTTGGCACCCAATATTTACTTGCCGAATTTGACGAGATAATTCAGCAAAGTACCGCTCAGCAGGAGCAATAAAAACTATCCCGGCTCCGCCATTATCGATCTAGCCGCGCGTTTGGCAGACAGCCCCGTCGGCTGCCTGCACTTCATCCGCGGCTTGAGGCCGCTGTCGGTCGCCCGCGCTGTTCAGGCAGAACGAATATATTTTTCTATAGCCTTAGCCGAGCGTTTGCCCGCGCCCATCGCCAGAATAACTGTCGCCGCGCCGCTGGCAATGTCGCCGCCCGCCCAAACGCCTTTTTTGGCAGTCCGGCCATTTTCATCAACGATGATGTAGCCGCGTTTGTCCGTCGGCAGATCCGGCGTAGTATCTTTGAGTATCGGATTGGCCTGCGTGCCGACCGCCACTATCACCGCGTTGACCGCCAGCTCGTATTCGCTGCCGGCCTGCGGTTCCGGCCTGCGGCGGCCGGAAGCGTCCGGCTCGCCCAGCGTCATTTTCTGAATAAGCGCTTTTTGCACAAAACCTTTTTCATCGCCGAGATACTTGACGGGATTGTGCAGAAACAAAAATTCGACGCCCTCTTCTTCGGCGTGCTGTATCTCCTCGCGGCGCGCCGGCATTTCGGCGCGCGAACGCCGGTAGATGAGATAGACCCGCTCCGCGCCCAGACGCAGCGCGCTGCGCGCCGCGTCCATCGCCACGTTGCCGCCGCCGATCACCGCCACGCGGCGGCCTTTTATTATTGGCGTGTCCGTGTCGGGTTGATAGGCTTTCATAAGATTGAGGCGCGTCAGATACTCGTTAGCCGAATACACGCCGTTCAGATCCTCGCCCGCGATATTCATAAAAGACGGAAATCCCGCGCCGCTGGCAATATACACCGCGGAAAAATTTTTCAGCAAATCGTCTACCGTGTAAATCCTGCCGATGACCGCGTTCGTCTCAAAACGCACGCCAGCGGCGGACAGATTTTTTATCTCGCGGCGGACGATCTCTTTGGGCAGGCGAAATTCCGGTATGCCGTAAGCCAGCACGCCGCCGAGTTCATGCAGAGCTTCGTAAACCGTCACCGCAAAACCAGCGGCGTTTAATTCCGCGGCGCAGGCCAGACCGGAAGGCCCGGAGCCGATGACGGCGATCTTTTTACCGGCGGATCGGGCGGCTGGCTGTGGGGGCGGCGCAAGCGCCGCCACCACAGTATCCGCCGCCCAATCCGCCGCAAATCTTTCGAGATTGCCGATCGCCACCGGTTCGCCTTTTTTACCGAGCACGCATTTGCCCTCGCACTGCGTCTCCTGCGGACAGACGCGGCCGCAGACCGCCGGCAAATAATTGTCCACGTGAATGGTCCCATAAGCTCCGGTAAAATCGCCGTCTTTAATTTTCTGAATAAACTGCGGGATCTTCACGCCGACCGGACAGCCGGACACACAGGCTGGATTTTTGCATTGCAGGCAGCGGCCGGCCTCCAAACACGCCTGCTCTCTTGAGTAGCCGCCCGACACTTCCCGGAAATTCGCGCGGCGGACCTGCGGGCTCTGCTCCGGTTTTTTTTGTCTGGCAATTTTTTCAGCCATGCCCGCCTCTTTTTAAATACGCTTCCAGCCGGCATTGTTCTTCGTGTTTGTAAATGTTCGCGCGCTTGAGCAGCGTGTCAAAATCCACCTGCTGTCCGTCAAACTCCGGCCCATGCACGCAGGTAAATTTCGTCTCGCCGCCCACGCGCACCCGGCAGCCGCCGCACATGCCGGTGCCGTCGATCATCAAACTGTTCAAACTAACGACAGTCGGTATCCCGTATTTTCCGGCCAGCTCCGTGACAAATTTCATCATGATCAACGGCCCGATCGCCACGACTTTTTTTATTTCAATTTTTTGGTCGATCAATTTTTGCAGAGCATGGGTGACCAAGCCTTTTTCGCCCAGCGAGCCGTCATCGGTCATCAGGATCAATTCGTCGCTCAGTTCCGCGAATTCAGCCGGCAAAATCAGCAGGTCTTTATTCCGCGCGCCAAGAATAGTTATAACTTTGTTCCCAATTTGCTGAAAACCCCTGGCGATCGGATACAGCGGCGCGGCGCCCACGCCCCCGCCGATCATGACCACTGTGCCGAGTTTGGTAATCTGCGTCGGCAGCCCCAGCGGCCCCGCCAGATCGAGAATATCCGCGCCAGCTGGCAGATCGACCAACTGCCGCGTGGTTTTGCCCACCGCCTGCACGATCAAATCGATCGTCCCTGCGTCTGTATTTTTGTCCGCAATAGTCAGCGGTATACGCTCGCCCGCCGCGTCAATGCGCAGGACGATAAATTGCCCCGGCTGATGTTTAGCGGCTATCTCCGGCGCGGCCACCGTCAGGCGGTAGACGCTTTCGGACAGCCGTTTTATTGCTTGGAGCCGCGCCATAATGCGGTAATATAATACAAATTTTCGCTTTATAAAACCCTGATTTATACCGGATATCGGGCAATTGTAATATTTCCGCCCCTTGTTTATAATATGTTAGTTATGTCTATTATCAAAGCCGAAGATTTCACCAAAATTCAGCAAAATGAATTGACCTTGACTGCGCTTAAAGACAAAGAGCGCGCGGAGAAAAATTACCGGCAGGCGCATTTCCGCATTAGAGAACGTCTGGTCGAGGCCGACCGCATCGTCGCTTTCACGCCGCAGGAAGAGATCCAGATGTTGCGTGAGAAAATCGCGCTGGCCAGAGAATATTTTGGCGCGGCCGAAAAAGAAGTGACGCAGCTCAAGGTCGAGCTGGCTGGCGACAAAGGCGTGCAGCGGTTGCAGATCGAGCTGGATGCCAAAGACAAACTGCTGGCCGAACAAGCTGACCAAATCGAGCATTTGCAGAGGCTGTTGCAGGAAAAAACCGCTTTGATCGTTGCCAAAAGCAGCGAGTTCATCAAGGCCGAGGCGGAAAACAAACATTTGCATCAAGAAGTTTCCGTCGCCCGCCGGACTATCGAAAAATCCGCAGGCCGCGAAACCGAGCTGCTCAAGCAAGTCGAGTTCCTTCAGGACACTAACAATCTCGCCACCAAAGAAATCACTGCGCTGAAAAACAGCGCCAAGGTTTTGACCGACCGCGTTGCCGCGCAGGAAGAAACCATTCGCAAGCTGGAGAGCGAGAAAAAAGGTCTGATCGAATCCCGCGAAAACGCCATGCAGGAAATGAATCGCGTCATCGAATCTTTCAGCGCCGAGCAGGAAAAAAACATTCAGCTGGAGTACAAATTTAAACGCGCTGAGCAGGAATACCGCGATATTCAGGCCGAGTTGTCCGAAGCTAAAGCGATCCTTGCTTCGGTCAGTTCGTTGATCGCCAGTAAAAGCCCGCTACCCTCGGTCAGCCCACTGCCTTCGGTCAGCACACTGCCTCCGGTCAGCCCGCTGCCTTCGGTCAGCGCCTGACAAAAACTAGGCGGTAAATTTTCCGGCCGCGTTCTAGATTATACAGCTCAATATCCGTGGCCAGCCCCGTAAAATTTTCCAGCGCGTATTGTGCATATTTGTTTTGATACTCCGGCGCCGCGGTCAGATCCGCCAGCATGTCCGCGGCCAGACCCTGCCGATCGGTAGCAATGTGCAGTTCCGCGCCGCCGCGCAGACACACCGCCAGCTCCGCCAGAAATTTTGGACTGACCACGCGCCGCTTGAGATGCCGCGGCTTGTACCAGGGATCGGGAAACATAATTATGGCGCGGCTTAAAACTTGCGGCGCAAATAATTCCGGCAGCGCGGCGGCGGCGTTGGCTTTGAGCACGTAAGCATTGGCCAGTTTTTCCGCAGCAAGCCGCTGTCGCGCGTGCTCGATAAATCTGGCGCGTATTTCCAAGCCGGCGATATTGCGCTCCGGAAAAATTTTGGCGTACTGTACCAGCCAGCGTCCGGTCGAAAAACCGATCTCTAAATCCAGCGGCTGCTCCGGCCGCGCAAAAACTTTTGTCCAGTCGGGATGTTCGGCCGGCTCGCGGACATTGAAAGGATTGTAATGCGGATGCGCGCGCATAGATTTGTGTAGTATACTAGCCCCATGAGCGGACGTACATATTCGTTAAACCAGCGCGCGCTGGTCACCGGCGGCGCGGGATTTCTGGGCAGTCATCTTTGCGAACGCTTGCTGCGTGAAAAAATGGATGTGGTCTGTCTCGACAATTTTTTCACCGGACAGAAACGCAACATCGAGCGGCTTATCGGCAATCCGTATTTTGAAGTCGCGCGGCATGATGTCACTCTGCCGTATTTTGTGGAAGTCGATCAGATCTACAATTTAGCCTGCCCGGCCAGTCCTCCGCATTATCAATACAATCCAGTCAAGACCGTCAAGACCAGCGTGCACGGCGCGATCAATATGCTGGGTCTGGCCAAACGCACCAAAGCGCGCATTTTGCAGGCCTCGACCAGCGAAGTCTACGGCGACCCGTCCGTGCATCCACAGACGGAGAGTTACTGGGGCAATGTCAATCCGATCGGCATCCGCTCGTGCTACGACGAAGGTAAACGCTGTGCGGAAACTTTATTTTTTGATTATCACCGCCAAAACAATGTCGATATCAAAGTCGCGCGCATTTTTAATACTTACGGCCCGCGCATGCACCCCAACGACGGCCGTGTGGTCAGCAATTTTATTATGCAGGCTCTGCGCGGTGAGGATATTACGATCTACGGCAACGGCACCCAGACGCGCTCGTTTTGCTACATCGACGATCTCATCGACGCGCTCGTGGCCTTGATGCGGTCCCGCCAGGATTTCACCGGGCCGGTCAACCTCGGCAACCCGGATGAATTCACCATGCTGGAACTAGCCGAACAGGTGTTGAAGCTGACCAAAAGCAAATCTAAAATCACGCATCAACCCCTGCCACAGGACGACCCCCGGCAGCGCCGCCCGGACATTACACTGGCCAAAAAAGAACTGGCCTGGCAGCCAAAAGTTCCTCTGGCGGAAGGCTTAAAAGAAACGATCGCTTATTTCAAAACCCTCTAATCCTCTTTATTTTCCGCTTTAGTTTTTCTCTCTTTTTTCTCATCTTTATTGGGTCTTTTTTGTTTCTCCTGAAATTTGGCAAATTGTTCTTTGGTCAAAACTTTTTTCAAACCGCTGGCATTGTCGATCATGTTGTCCAGACGCTTAGATTCCAGATCCAGAATATTCAGCTTGATCTGCGCGATCCTGCCGGCATTGGGATTATCTTTAGCCAGTTCGTCGAACAGGCCACCGTACTCTTTGCGCGAGTTTTCTTGATTGTCCTGCATGGCTTTCGCCGCCGCCTTGCGATTATCATCCAGCTGCTTGGTCTGCGCATCGGTCAAATTCAATTCCTTAAAAAATTCTCCGCTGTGGCGTTCGCCTTTTTCTTTACCGCCCGGAGCCGCCAAAACCAGCGCCGCCAAAACCATTACCGCCAAACCTATTTTTATTTTTCCCATAAAGCCTCCTTTTTTTAATGCTTGTTAGTTATACAATTTGCGCTAGATAAAAGTTCCGTATTCGCTGACCACCGGATTGGGTGTGTAGACAAACATCTGCGAGAGGTATTGGTCTAACTGATAACGGCTGTAGTAAGACTGTCCGGTAAAGATCAGTACCGCGCAGACAGCCGTCGCGGCAAAAGCCAGCCCGCGGCAGCGCTGCGTCAGCCAGGATTTTCTGCGGCGCAACGTATCCTCGACGCGCAACCAGAGCGTAAAACGCGGCGCCAAATCTCTGCTTTTCAATTCGCGCAAATCCTTCTTTATGTTTTTTCGCATGGCCGTTCACTCCTTTCGTATAAACTTTTCAGTATTTGCCGGCCGCGGCTCAGCCGCGATTTCACAGTACCCAGCTCCACATTTAAAATTCCAGCGATTTCGTCATAGGGCCGGTCTTCTATATCGCGTAGCACTACGCAGACGCGGTAATTTTCCGGGATTTCTTGCAAGAGTTTTTGCAGCGTCTCATTTTCCGCCGCGCCAGCGTAACTCTCGGCCACATCCTCGGTTTCCTGCCGACCAAACAAATTGGCCAAATTGCCGCCCAGCCATTTTTTGCGCTTCAAAAAATTGAGCGCATGATTTACGGCTATTCTATACAGCCAGGTCTGTAGACCGGACAGCTGCGGCTGGTATGACCGCCGCGCCTGATACGCCTTGATATACACATCATGCAAAATATCCTCGGCGTCCTCACGCGAGCCGGTCAAGCGAAAAACCACGCGATACAGCAGGGCTGAAGTATCCTCATACATCCGCTTAAAAGCCGCGGCGTCTCCGGCTCTAAACTCCGCCGCGTAATTATCTGCTTTGGCCATTTAGCGATTATACAATTCTCCGGCAAAAAAGTTCCGGCTTAATTTAAATGAAGCA is a window encoding:
- the trmB gene encoding tRNA (guanosine(46)-N7)-methyltransferase TrmB, with protein sequence MRAHPHYNPFNVREPAEHPDWTKVFARPEQPLDLEIGFSTGRWLVQYAKIFPERNIAGLEIRARFIEHARQRLAAEKLANAYVLKANAAAALPELFAPQVLSRAIIMFPDPWYKPRHLKRRVVSPKFLAELAVCLRGGAELHIATDRQGLAADMLADLTAAPEYQNKYAQYALENFTGLATDIELYNLERGRKIYRLVFVRR
- a CDS encoding Spy/CpxP family protein refolding chaperone; protein product: MGKIKIGLAVMVLAALVLAAPGGKEKGERHSGEFFKELNLTDAQTKQLDDNRKAAAKAMQDNQENSRKEYGGLFDELAKDNPNAGRIAQIKLNILDLESKRLDNMIDNASGLKKVLTKEQFAKFQEKQKRPNKDEKKERKTKAENKED
- a CDS encoding DUF3791 domain-containing protein, with the protein product MSKEYKFLIYAIEAYKQKKNISGYQALSLFKQSGVYDYIIRRYDALHMLGTQYLLAEFDEIIQQSTAQQEQ
- a CDS encoding RNA polymerase sigma factor codes for the protein MAKADNYAAEFRAGDAAAFKRMYEDTSALLYRVVFRLTGSREDAEDILHDVYIKAYQARRSYQPQLSGLQTWLYRIAVNHALNFLKRKKWLGGNLANLFGRQETEDVAESYAGAAENETLQKLLQEIPENYRVCVVLRDIEDRPYDEIAGILNVELGTVKSRLSRGRQILKSLYERSERPCEKT
- a CDS encoding sulfide/dihydroorotate dehydrogenase-like FAD/NAD-binding protein, whose product is MARLQAIKRLSESVYRLTVAAPEIAAKHQPGQFIVLRIDAAGERIPLTIADKNTDAGTIDLIVQAVGKTTRQLVDLPAGADILDLAGPLGLPTQITKLGTVVMIGGGVGAAPLYPIARGFQQIGNKVITILGARNKDLLILPAEFAELSDELILMTDDGSLGEKGLVTHALQKLIDQKIEIKKVVAIGPLIMMKFVTELAGKYGIPTVVSLNSLMIDGTGMCGGCRVRVGGETKFTCVHGPEFDGQQVDFDTLLKRANIYKHEEQCRLEAYLKRGGHG
- the gltA gene encoding NADPH-dependent glutamate synthase, with translation MAEKIARQKKPEQSPQVRRANFREVSGGYSREQACLEAGRCLQCKNPACVSGCPVGVKIPQFIQKIKDGDFTGAYGTIHVDNYLPAVCGRVCPQETQCEGKCVLGKKGEPVAIGNLERFAADWAADTVVAALAPPPQPAARSAGKKIAVIGSGPSGLACAAELNAAGFAVTVYEALHELGGVLAYGIPEFRLPKEIVRREIKNLSAAGVRFETNAVIGRIYTVDDLLKNFSAVYIASGAGFPSFMNIAGEDLNGVYSANEYLTRLNLMKAYQPDTDTPIIKGRRVAVIGGGNVAMDAARSALRLGAERVYLIYRRSRAEMPARREEIQHAEEEGVEFLFLHNPVKYLGDEKGFVQKALIQKMTLGEPDASGRRRPEPQAGSEYELAVNAVIVAVGTQANPILKDTTPDLPTDKRGYIIVDENGRTAKKGVWAGGDIASGAATVILAMGAGKRSAKAIEKYIRSA
- a CDS encoding SDR family oxidoreductase — encoded protein: MSGRTYSLNQRALVTGGAGFLGSHLCERLLREKMDVVCLDNFFTGQKRNIERLIGNPYFEVARHDVTLPYFVEVDQIYNLACPASPPHYQYNPVKTVKTSVHGAINMLGLAKRTKARILQASTSEVYGDPSVHPQTESYWGNVNPIGIRSCYDEGKRCAETLFFDYHRQNNVDIKVARIFNTYGPRMHPNDGRVVSNFIMQALRGEDITIYGNGTQTRSFCYIDDLIDALVALMRSRQDFTGPVNLGNPDEFTMLELAEQVLKLTKSKSKITHQPLPQDDPRQRRPDITLAKKELAWQPKVPLAEGLKETIAYFKTL
- a CDS encoding NAD(P)H-dependent oxidoreductase subunit E, with the protein product MAQVSSELQLSQELRDFIKTWKDKPGNLIMILHRVQQEFKYIPREAALYLAKELNVPLAKIYGVITFYHFFKLKKPGRHNIQVCIGTACYLKSGSDLLLELENLLGVGVGGVTADGLFSIEGVRCVGCCGLAPVAVIDGEVFGKLKKDKLPEIIAQFKTK
- a CDS encoding DUF3990 domain-containing protein, which gives rise to MYHGSNIIVKKPEILEPNRGIDFGRGFYTTTNKEQAITFSQKIADRKSGAPVVSVYQFDEAASFPQLKLLSFDGASDAWFDLIIHCRKGNEPPQAADCIYGAVANDDVYLTLQLYETGVLSMEQAKAQLKIKKLFNQLVFKTPKSLEYLKFTEHFEVNYAAR